The Calditrichota bacterium genome contains a region encoding:
- a CDS encoding polymer-forming cytoskeletal protein produces MLGKKEEGEVVRPGDLNTIIGKGSVLEGTLKVESGIRIDGKVKGNISTKESLFIGTQGEIEGEITAKNAIIGGKVDGKINATGKIVLESRATFHGEMKASRLIIDDGAIFDGQCTMKDGAKISSPPKTEGPKTGMK; encoded by the coding sequence GTTGGGAAAAAAAGAAGAAGGCGAAGTCGTTCGGCCGGGCGATTTAAATACCATTATCGGAAAAGGCTCTGTGCTTGAGGGCACGCTGAAAGTAGAAAGCGGCATTCGAATTGACGGCAAGGTCAAGGGCAATATTTCGACAAAAGAGTCTCTTTTCATTGGCACACAAGGTGAAATTGAGGGCGAAATTACGGCGAAAAATGCCATCATCGGCGGCAAAGTCGACGGGAAAATTAATGCGACCGGCAAAATCGTACTTGAGTCGCGGGCGACTTTTCACGGAGAAATGAAAGCGTCCAGGCTGATTATTGACGATGGCGCTATTTTTGACGGACAATGCACCATGAAAGACGGCGCAAAAATTTCCTCGCCGCCCAAAACCGAGGGCCCGAAAACAGGCATGAAATAG